A genomic segment from Octopus sinensis linkage group LG4, ASM634580v1, whole genome shotgun sequence encodes:
- the LOC118762941 gene encoding putative cyclin-dependent serine/threonine-protein kinase DDB_G0272797/DDB_G0274007 codes for MSSTALGLVSIPVSFDAAGCGFTTPTCILLNTSAAAAAAVTVAQIQQQQQQQQQQQQQQQQQQQQQQLQQQQEEQHQQQQQLLLISGNSYTCANQLSQQQQQQQQQKQQQQQQQQQQQQQQQQQQQQQQQQHEQQQQQLLLISGNSYPLHTNAPSYQQHQEQDQQQQQQQQQQQQQQQQQQQQQ; via the exons ATGTCGTCCACGGCTCTCGGTCTTGTTTCCATTCCGGTCAGCTTCGATGCAGCTGGATGCGGTTTCACAACGCCGACCTGCATTTTACTAAACACGTctgcagcagctgctgctgcgGTGACCGTTGCACaaatacagcagcaacaacaacaacaacaacaacaacagcaacagcagcaacaacagcaacaacagcaacaacttcagcagcaacaagaggagcagcatcaacaacaacagcaattattattaataagtggAAATAGTTATACTTGTGCAAACCAACTTtcgcaacagcagcaacaacaacagcagcaaaagcaacagcagcaacaacagcagcaacaacaacaacaacagcagcagcagcaacaacagcaacaacagcagcagcatgagcaacagcagcagcagttgttgttaATAAGCGGCAACAGCTATCCTCTGCACACGAATGCACCGTCCTATCAGCAGCACCAAGAacaagaccaacaacaacaacaacaacaacaa caacaacaacaacaacaacaacaacaacaacaacaacaatag
- the LOC115210438 gene encoding achaete-scute homolog 1-like, whose protein sequence is NNTTTPAITAANTLQNNNDNNNNNTTVTTLTNKKNSIITTTTTNIKNSGNDSYFTLNTDPVTISTHTVLNGNDRVRSHIASSNNGTKCSEHHQQQNHHQHHQLHLQQQQQQQQQQQQQQPHIYQQQQIPRFHQQQQQQQQQQQQQQHKQQHQPELLRCKRRIDFSDLGFTMPRAQPAAVARRNERERNRVKLVNLGFETLREHVPSGRKNKKMSKVETLRAAVQYIKRLQELLQHGKDFMNIKELQACAAAAVAVTASNVDTTAKTAARLSPRPNSDRSASPSSSLYSDSCSSTCDPFPADEDDFMDFSNLLS, encoded by the coding sequence aataataccaccacccCTGCTATCACCGCCGCCAACACCCTccaaaacaacaacgataacaacaataacaacaccactgTAACTACTCTCACGAACAAAAAgaacagcatcatcaccaccaccaccaccaacatcaaaaacAGTGGCAACGACAGTTATTTTACTCTTAACACCGACCCGGTAACTATTTCTACACATACCGTCTTAAATGGAAACGATAGGGTTCGATCTCATATCGCTTCCTCGAACAACGGTACAAAATGCAGCGaacatcatcaacagcaaaaccatcatcaacatcatcagttgcatctacaacagcagcaacaacaacaacaacaacaacaacagcaacaaccacacatatatcaGCAACAACAGATTCCTCGTtttcaccaacagcaacaacaacaacaacaacaacaacaacaacaacaacacaaacaacaacaccagccAGAACTTTTACGCTGCAAAAGACGAATTGATTTTTCAGATCTTGGGTTTACAATGCCGCGTGCACAACCAGCTGCAGTGGCCCGGCGCAACGAGCGTGAGAGAAACCGTGTCAAACTGGTCAATCTGGGATTCGAAACCCTCCGGGAACATGTGCCAAGCGGCCGTAAGAACAAGAAGATGAGTAAAGTGGAAACATTACGTGCAGCTGTGCAGTATATCAAACGACTACAGGAACTATTGCAACATGGAAAGGACTTCATGAACATCAAAGAATTGCAAGCATGTGCAGCGGCTGCAGTGGCAGTTACAGCTTCGAACGTTGACACAACAGCCAAAACAGCTGCACGTTTATCGCCCCGTCCAAATTCAGACCGCAGCGCTTCACCTTCTTCCAGCCTCTATTCGGATTCATGCAGCTCCACTTGCGACCCATTCCCAGCTGACGAAGATGATTTTATGGACTTTTCAAATTTACTTTCATAA